The proteins below are encoded in one region of Dioscorea cayenensis subsp. rotundata cultivar TDr96_F1 chromosome 18, TDr96_F1_v2_PseudoChromosome.rev07_lg8_w22 25.fasta, whole genome shotgun sequence:
- the LOC120282683 gene encoding ultraviolet-B receptor UVR8-like isoform X6, whose translation MRGRHEMEEDVGKGKIMEVSEKKKKKKKQLMVLVWGYLPGASPQRSSILHPMAVPLPGSSTSGDSWRDVCGGGCGFAMAISESGKLLTWGSTDDMGQSYLTAGKHEDIPEAYPLPTEVAIVKAAAGWAHCAAVTAFGEVYTWGWKECVPSGTIIVDQNMEVPPDKDEKEVNPRSSSGTQSSNESRSAEESAKRRRLSSSRQGPESSTSGDETLSAPPCLVTLKTGVRITAVASGGRHTLALSDIGQVWGWGYGGEGQLGLGSRIRLVSSPHPVPCIELGAYGKDRPAALRRNIGSDEQVYKVIGSYVKTIACGGRHSIVVTDTGALLTFGWGLHGQCGQGSTDDELSPKCVPSLLTVKIKGVAAGLWHTICISADGAIYAFGGNQFGQLGIGSDQAETLPKLVNPPCLENKKAKIVSCGARHSAITTEDGEVFCWGWNKYGQLGLGDAIDRNIPAIVQMETCCAINISCGWWHTSVLAESPT comes from the exons ATGAGAGGGAGACACGAAATGGAAGAGGACGTGGGGAAGGGGAAGATCATGGAGGTcagtgagaagaagaagaagaagaagaagcagctgATGGTGCTTGTGTGGGGTTACCTTCCTGGAGCCTCACCTCAGAGATCTTCTATTCTTCATCCCATGGCTGTCCCTTTGCCAGGCTCTTCAACCAGTGGGGACTCGTGGAGAGATGTGTGCGGTGGTGGATGCGGCTTTGCCATGGCTATCTCAG AATCTGGCAAGCTTCTTACTTGGGGTTCAACCGATGACATGGGTCAAAGTTATTTGACTGCAGGGAAGCATGAG GACATTCCAGAGGCGTATCCTCTCCCCACTGAAGTAGCTATAGTGAAGGCTGCTGCAGGGTGGGCTCACTGCGCTGCAGTTACAg CTTTTGGAGAAGTCTACACATGGGGTTGGAAGGAGTGTGTGCCTTCTGGGACGATCATTGTAGACCAAAACATGGAAGTTCCCCCTGATAAGGATGAAAAAGAGG TGAACCCCAGGTCAAGTAGTGGAACTCAATCAAGTAATGAAAGCAGAAGCGCAGAGGAAAGTGCAAAGCGCAGGAGATTATCTTCATCTAGACAAGGACCAGAAAGCTCAACATCCGGTGATGAGACTCTGTCAGCTCCTCCATGTCTGGTAACTCTCAAAACAGGTGTGAGGATTACGGCGGTAGCTTCTGGTGGGCGTCATACATTGGCATTGTCAG ACATTGGCCAGGTTTGGGGTTGGGGCTATGGCGGGGAAGGGCAGCTCGGTTTAGGTTCTCGTATTCGCTTGGTGTCATCTCCTCATCCAGTTCCTTGCATTGAATTGGGTGCTTATGGAAAGGACCGACCAGCAGCTTTGAGAAGGAACATTGGTTCAGATGAGCAGGTCTATAAGGTCATTGGAAGCTACGTGAAGACCATTGCTTGTGGGGGGCGTCACAGCATCGTTGTCACTG ATACTGGCGCATTACTAACTTTTGGTTGGGGACTTCATGGGCAG TGCGGGCAAGGTAGTACAGATGATGAGTTGAGTCCAAAATGTGTCCCATCTCTTCTCACTGTTAAAATTAAAGGAGTTGCTGCTGGCTTGTGGCATACCATTTGCATCTCTGCTGATGGCGCCATCTATGCATTTGGTGGGAATCAGTTTGGGCAGCTGGGAATAGGTTCTGATCAAGCTGAG ACTTTGCCTAAACTGGTGAACCCTCCATGTTTGGAGAACAAGAAAGCCAAGATAGTCTCTTGTGGTGCTCGGCACAGTGCCATTACAACTG AGGATGGGGAGGTGTTCTGCTGGGGTTGGAACAAGTATGGTCAG CTTGGATTGGGTGATGCGATCGACCGGAATATACCGGCTATAGTTCAAATGGAGACATGCTGTGCAATCAATATCTCCTGTGGCTGGTGGCACACGTCGGTACTTGCCGAATCTCCCACTTGA
- the LOC120282683 gene encoding ultraviolet-B receptor UVR8-like isoform X2, with protein MRGRHEMEEDVGKGKIMEVSEKKKKKKKQLMVLVWGYLPGASPQRSSILHPMAVPLPGSSTSGDSWRDVCGGGCGFAMAISESGKLLTWGSTDDMGQSYLTAGKHEDIPEAYPLPTEVAIVKAAAGWAHCAAVTAFGEVYTWGWKECVPSGTIIVDQNMEVPPDKDEKEVNPRSSSGTQSSNESRSAEESAKRRRLSSSRQGPESSTSGDETLSAPPCLVTLKTGVRITAVASGGRHTLALSDIGQVWGWGYGGEGQLGLGSRIRLVSSPHPVPCIELGAYGKDRPAALRRNIGSDEQVYKVIGSYVKTIACGGRHSIVVTDTGALLTFGWGLHGQCGQGSTDDELSPKCVPSLLTVKIKGVAAGLWHTICISADGAIYAFGGNQFGQLGIGSDQAELQTLPKLVNPPCLENKKAKIVSCGARHSAITTEDGEVFCWGWNKYGQFKWRHAVQSISPVAGGTRRYLPNLPLDTLNIVLQCCFIWLDRLQT; from the exons ATGAGAGGGAGACACGAAATGGAAGAGGACGTGGGGAAGGGGAAGATCATGGAGGTcagtgagaagaagaagaagaagaagaagcagctgATGGTGCTTGTGTGGGGTTACCTTCCTGGAGCCTCACCTCAGAGATCTTCTATTCTTCATCCCATGGCTGTCCCTTTGCCAGGCTCTTCAACCAGTGGGGACTCGTGGAGAGATGTGTGCGGTGGTGGATGCGGCTTTGCCATGGCTATCTCAG AATCTGGCAAGCTTCTTACTTGGGGTTCAACCGATGACATGGGTCAAAGTTATTTGACTGCAGGGAAGCATGAG GACATTCCAGAGGCGTATCCTCTCCCCACTGAAGTAGCTATAGTGAAGGCTGCTGCAGGGTGGGCTCACTGCGCTGCAGTTACAg CTTTTGGAGAAGTCTACACATGGGGTTGGAAGGAGTGTGTGCCTTCTGGGACGATCATTGTAGACCAAAACATGGAAGTTCCCCCTGATAAGGATGAAAAAGAGG TGAACCCCAGGTCAAGTAGTGGAACTCAATCAAGTAATGAAAGCAGAAGCGCAGAGGAAAGTGCAAAGCGCAGGAGATTATCTTCATCTAGACAAGGACCAGAAAGCTCAACATCCGGTGATGAGACTCTGTCAGCTCCTCCATGTCTGGTAACTCTCAAAACAGGTGTGAGGATTACGGCGGTAGCTTCTGGTGGGCGTCATACATTGGCATTGTCAG ACATTGGCCAGGTTTGGGGTTGGGGCTATGGCGGGGAAGGGCAGCTCGGTTTAGGTTCTCGTATTCGCTTGGTGTCATCTCCTCATCCAGTTCCTTGCATTGAATTGGGTGCTTATGGAAAGGACCGACCAGCAGCTTTGAGAAGGAACATTGGTTCAGATGAGCAGGTCTATAAGGTCATTGGAAGCTACGTGAAGACCATTGCTTGTGGGGGGCGTCACAGCATCGTTGTCACTG ATACTGGCGCATTACTAACTTTTGGTTGGGGACTTCATGGGCAG TGCGGGCAAGGTAGTACAGATGATGAGTTGAGTCCAAAATGTGTCCCATCTCTTCTCACTGTTAAAATTAAAGGAGTTGCTGCTGGCTTGTGGCATACCATTTGCATCTCTGCTGATGGCGCCATCTATGCATTTGGTGGGAATCAGTTTGGGCAGCTGGGAATAGGTTCTGATCAAGCTGAG TTGCAGACTTTGCCTAAACTGGTGAACCCTCCATGTTTGGAGAACAAGAAAGCCAAGATAGTCTCTTGTGGTGCTCGGCACAGTGCCATTACAACTG AGGATGGGGAGGTGTTCTGCTGGGGTTGGAACAAGTATGGTCAG TTCAAATGGAGACATGCTGTGCAATCAATATCTCCTGTGGCTGGTGGCACACGTCGGTACTTGCCGAATCTCCCACTTGATACTCTGAACATTGTTTTGCAGTGCTGTTTTATTTGGTTGGATAGATTACAAACATGA
- the LOC120282683 gene encoding ultraviolet-B receptor UVR8-like isoform X8, with amino-acid sequence MRGRHEMEEDVGKGKIMEVSEKKKKKKKQLMVLVWGYLPGASPQRSSILHPMAVPLPGSSTSGDSWRDVCGGGCGFAMAISESGKLLTWGSTDDMGQSYLTAGKHEDIPEAYPLPTEVAIVKAAAGWAHCAAVTAFGEVYTWGWKECVPSGTIIVDQNMEVPPDKDEKEGMFSVIKTISVKSFAALDATTRGIRSAEESAKRRRLSSSRQGPESSTSGDETLSAPPCLVTLKTGVRITAVASGGRHTLALSDIGQVWGWGYGGEGQLGLGSRIRLVSSPHPVPCIELGAYGKDRPAALRRNIGSDEQVYKVIGSYVKTIACGGRHSIVVTDTGALLTFGWGLHGQCGQGSTDDELSPKCVPSLLTVKIKGVAAGLWHTICISADGAIYAFGGNQFGQLGIGSDQAETLPKLVNPPCLENKKAKIVSCGARHSAITTEDGEVFCWGWNKYGQLGLGDAIDRNIPAIVQMETCCAINISCGWWHTSVLAESPT; translated from the exons ATGAGAGGGAGACACGAAATGGAAGAGGACGTGGGGAAGGGGAAGATCATGGAGGTcagtgagaagaagaagaagaagaagaagcagctgATGGTGCTTGTGTGGGGTTACCTTCCTGGAGCCTCACCTCAGAGATCTTCTATTCTTCATCCCATGGCTGTCCCTTTGCCAGGCTCTTCAACCAGTGGGGACTCGTGGAGAGATGTGTGCGGTGGTGGATGCGGCTTTGCCATGGCTATCTCAG AATCTGGCAAGCTTCTTACTTGGGGTTCAACCGATGACATGGGTCAAAGTTATTTGACTGCAGGGAAGCATGAG GACATTCCAGAGGCGTATCCTCTCCCCACTGAAGTAGCTATAGTGAAGGCTGCTGCAGGGTGGGCTCACTGCGCTGCAGTTACAg CTTTTGGAGAAGTCTACACATGGGGTTGGAAGGAGTGTGTGCCTTCTGGGACGATCATTGTAGACCAAAACATGGAAGTTCCCCCTGATAAGGATGAAAAAGAGGGTATGTTTTCGGTGATCAAGACAATTTCAGTTAAGAGTTTTGCTGCCTTGGATGCTACAACAAGAGGGAT CAGAAGCGCAGAGGAAAGTGCAAAGCGCAGGAGATTATCTTCATCTAGACAAGGACCAGAAAGCTCAACATCCGGTGATGAGACTCTGTCAGCTCCTCCATGTCTGGTAACTCTCAAAACAGGTGTGAGGATTACGGCGGTAGCTTCTGGTGGGCGTCATACATTGGCATTGTCAG ACATTGGCCAGGTTTGGGGTTGGGGCTATGGCGGGGAAGGGCAGCTCGGTTTAGGTTCTCGTATTCGCTTGGTGTCATCTCCTCATCCAGTTCCTTGCATTGAATTGGGTGCTTATGGAAAGGACCGACCAGCAGCTTTGAGAAGGAACATTGGTTCAGATGAGCAGGTCTATAAGGTCATTGGAAGCTACGTGAAGACCATTGCTTGTGGGGGGCGTCACAGCATCGTTGTCACTG ATACTGGCGCATTACTAACTTTTGGTTGGGGACTTCATGGGCAG TGCGGGCAAGGTAGTACAGATGATGAGTTGAGTCCAAAATGTGTCCCATCTCTTCTCACTGTTAAAATTAAAGGAGTTGCTGCTGGCTTGTGGCATACCATTTGCATCTCTGCTGATGGCGCCATCTATGCATTTGGTGGGAATCAGTTTGGGCAGCTGGGAATAGGTTCTGATCAAGCTGAG ACTTTGCCTAAACTGGTGAACCCTCCATGTTTGGAGAACAAGAAAGCCAAGATAGTCTCTTGTGGTGCTCGGCACAGTGCCATTACAACTG AGGATGGGGAGGTGTTCTGCTGGGGTTGGAACAAGTATGGTCAG CTTGGATTGGGTGATGCGATCGACCGGAATATACCGGCTATAGTTCAAATGGAGACATGCTGTGCAATCAATATCTCCTGTGGCTGGTGGCACACGTCGGTACTTGCCGAATCTCCCACTTGA
- the LOC120282683 gene encoding ultraviolet-B receptor UVR8-like isoform X5, with product MRGRHEMEEDVGKGKIMEVSEKKKKKKKQLMVLVWGYLPGASPQRSSILHPMAVPLPGSSTSGDSWRDVCGGGCGFAMAISESGKLLTWGSTDDMGQSYLTAGKHEDIPEAYPLPTEVAIVKAAAGWAHCAAVTAAFGEVYTWGWKECVPSGTIIVDQNMEVPPDKDEKEVNPRSSSGTQSSNESRSAEESAKRRRLSSSRQGPESSTSGDETLSAPPCLVTLKTGVRITAVASGGRHTLALSDIGQVWGWGYGGEGQLGLGSRIRLVSSPHPVPCIELGAYGKDRPAALRRNIGSDEQVYKVIGSYVKTIACGGRHSIVVTDTGALLTFGWGLHGQCGQGSTDDELSPKCVPSLLTVKIKGVAAGLWHTICISADGAIYAFGGNQFGQLGIGSDQAETLPKLVNPPCLENKKAKIVSCGARHSAITTEDGEVFCWGWNKYGQLGLGDAIDRNIPAIVQMETCCAINISCGWWHTSVLAESPT from the exons ATGAGAGGGAGACACGAAATGGAAGAGGACGTGGGGAAGGGGAAGATCATGGAGGTcagtgagaagaagaagaagaagaagaagcagctgATGGTGCTTGTGTGGGGTTACCTTCCTGGAGCCTCACCTCAGAGATCTTCTATTCTTCATCCCATGGCTGTCCCTTTGCCAGGCTCTTCAACCAGTGGGGACTCGTGGAGAGATGTGTGCGGTGGTGGATGCGGCTTTGCCATGGCTATCTCAG AATCTGGCAAGCTTCTTACTTGGGGTTCAACCGATGACATGGGTCAAAGTTATTTGACTGCAGGGAAGCATGAG GACATTCCAGAGGCGTATCCTCTCCCCACTGAAGTAGCTATAGTGAAGGCTGCTGCAGGGTGGGCTCACTGCGCTGCAGTTACAg CAGCTTTTGGAGAAGTCTACACATGGGGTTGGAAGGAGTGTGTGCCTTCTGGGACGATCATTGTAGACCAAAACATGGAAGTTCCCCCTGATAAGGATGAAAAAGAGG TGAACCCCAGGTCAAGTAGTGGAACTCAATCAAGTAATGAAAGCAGAAGCGCAGAGGAAAGTGCAAAGCGCAGGAGATTATCTTCATCTAGACAAGGACCAGAAAGCTCAACATCCGGTGATGAGACTCTGTCAGCTCCTCCATGTCTGGTAACTCTCAAAACAGGTGTGAGGATTACGGCGGTAGCTTCTGGTGGGCGTCATACATTGGCATTGTCAG ACATTGGCCAGGTTTGGGGTTGGGGCTATGGCGGGGAAGGGCAGCTCGGTTTAGGTTCTCGTATTCGCTTGGTGTCATCTCCTCATCCAGTTCCTTGCATTGAATTGGGTGCTTATGGAAAGGACCGACCAGCAGCTTTGAGAAGGAACATTGGTTCAGATGAGCAGGTCTATAAGGTCATTGGAAGCTACGTGAAGACCATTGCTTGTGGGGGGCGTCACAGCATCGTTGTCACTG ATACTGGCGCATTACTAACTTTTGGTTGGGGACTTCATGGGCAG TGCGGGCAAGGTAGTACAGATGATGAGTTGAGTCCAAAATGTGTCCCATCTCTTCTCACTGTTAAAATTAAAGGAGTTGCTGCTGGCTTGTGGCATACCATTTGCATCTCTGCTGATGGCGCCATCTATGCATTTGGTGGGAATCAGTTTGGGCAGCTGGGAATAGGTTCTGATCAAGCTGAG ACTTTGCCTAAACTGGTGAACCCTCCATGTTTGGAGAACAAGAAAGCCAAGATAGTCTCTTGTGGTGCTCGGCACAGTGCCATTACAACTG AGGATGGGGAGGTGTTCTGCTGGGGTTGGAACAAGTATGGTCAG CTTGGATTGGGTGATGCGATCGACCGGAATATACCGGCTATAGTTCAAATGGAGACATGCTGTGCAATCAATATCTCCTGTGGCTGGTGGCACACGTCGGTACTTGCCGAATCTCCCACTTGA
- the LOC120282683 gene encoding ultraviolet-B receptor UVR8-like isoform X7 has protein sequence MRGRHEMEEDVGKGKIMEVSEKKKKKKKQLMVLVWGYLPGASPQRSSILHPMAVPLPGSSTSGDSWRDVCGGGCGFAMAISESGKLLTWGSTDDMGQSYLTAGKHEDIPEAYPLPTEVAIVKAAAGWAHCAAVTAFGEVYTWGWKECVPSGTIIVDQNMEVPPDKDEKEGMFSVIKTISQSISVNPRSSSGTQSSNESRSAEESAKRRRLSSSRQGPESSTSGDETLSAPPCLVTLKTGVRITAVASGGRHTLALSDIGQVWGWGYGGEGQLGLGSRIRLVSSPHPVPCIELGAYGKDRPAALRRNIGSDEQVYKVIGSYVKTIACGGRHSIVVTDTGALLTFGWGLHGQCGQGSTDDELSPKCVPSLLTVKIKGVAAGLWHTICISADGAIYAFGGNQFGQLGIGSDQAETLPKLVNPPCLENKKAKIVSCGARHSAITTEDGEVFCWGWNKYGQLGLGDAIDRNIPAIVQMETCCAINISCGWWHTSVLAESPT, from the exons ATGAGAGGGAGACACGAAATGGAAGAGGACGTGGGGAAGGGGAAGATCATGGAGGTcagtgagaagaagaagaagaagaagaagcagctgATGGTGCTTGTGTGGGGTTACCTTCCTGGAGCCTCACCTCAGAGATCTTCTATTCTTCATCCCATGGCTGTCCCTTTGCCAGGCTCTTCAACCAGTGGGGACTCGTGGAGAGATGTGTGCGGTGGTGGATGCGGCTTTGCCATGGCTATCTCAG AATCTGGCAAGCTTCTTACTTGGGGTTCAACCGATGACATGGGTCAAAGTTATTTGACTGCAGGGAAGCATGAG GACATTCCAGAGGCGTATCCTCTCCCCACTGAAGTAGCTATAGTGAAGGCTGCTGCAGGGTGGGCTCACTGCGCTGCAGTTACAg CTTTTGGAGAAGTCTACACATGGGGTTGGAAGGAGTGTGTGCCTTCTGGGACGATCATTGTAGACCAAAACATGGAAGTTCCCCCTGATAAGGATGAAAAAGAGGGTATGTTTTCGGTGATCAAGACAATTTCA CAAAGCATTTCAGTGAACCCCAGGTCAAGTAGTGGAACTCAATCAAGTAATGAAAGCAGAAGCGCAGAGGAAAGTGCAAAGCGCAGGAGATTATCTTCATCTAGACAAGGACCAGAAAGCTCAACATCCGGTGATGAGACTCTGTCAGCTCCTCCATGTCTGGTAACTCTCAAAACAGGTGTGAGGATTACGGCGGTAGCTTCTGGTGGGCGTCATACATTGGCATTGTCAG ACATTGGCCAGGTTTGGGGTTGGGGCTATGGCGGGGAAGGGCAGCTCGGTTTAGGTTCTCGTATTCGCTTGGTGTCATCTCCTCATCCAGTTCCTTGCATTGAATTGGGTGCTTATGGAAAGGACCGACCAGCAGCTTTGAGAAGGAACATTGGTTCAGATGAGCAGGTCTATAAGGTCATTGGAAGCTACGTGAAGACCATTGCTTGTGGGGGGCGTCACAGCATCGTTGTCACTG ATACTGGCGCATTACTAACTTTTGGTTGGGGACTTCATGGGCAG TGCGGGCAAGGTAGTACAGATGATGAGTTGAGTCCAAAATGTGTCCCATCTCTTCTCACTGTTAAAATTAAAGGAGTTGCTGCTGGCTTGTGGCATACCATTTGCATCTCTGCTGATGGCGCCATCTATGCATTTGGTGGGAATCAGTTTGGGCAGCTGGGAATAGGTTCTGATCAAGCTGAG ACTTTGCCTAAACTGGTGAACCCTCCATGTTTGGAGAACAAGAAAGCCAAGATAGTCTCTTGTGGTGCTCGGCACAGTGCCATTACAACTG AGGATGGGGAGGTGTTCTGCTGGGGTTGGAACAAGTATGGTCAG CTTGGATTGGGTGATGCGATCGACCGGAATATACCGGCTATAGTTCAAATGGAGACATGCTGTGCAATCAATATCTCCTGTGGCTGGTGGCACACGTCGGTACTTGCCGAATCTCCCACTTGA
- the LOC120282683 gene encoding ultraviolet-B receptor UVR8-like isoform X3, with protein MRGRHEMEEDVGKGKIMEVSEKKKKKKKQLMVLVWGYLPGASPQRSSILHPMAVPLPGSSTSGDSWRDVCGGGCGFAMAISESGKLLTWGSTDDMGQSYLTAGKHEDIPEAYPLPTEVAIVKAAAGWAHCAAVTAAFGEVYTWGWKECVPSGTIIVDQNMEVPPDKDEKEVNPRSSSGTQSSNESRSAEESAKRRRLSSSRQGPESSTSGDETLSAPPCLVTLKTGVRITAVASGGRHTLALSDIGQVWGWGYGGEGQLGLGSRIRLVSSPHPVPCIELGAYGKDRPAALRRNIGSDEQVYKVIGSYVKTIACGGRHSIVVTDTGALLTFGWGLHGQCGQGSTDDELSPKCVPSLLTVKIKGVAAGLWHTICISADGAIYAFGGNQFGQLGIGSDQAETLPKLVNPPCLENKKAKIVSCGARHSAITTEDGEVFCWGWNKYGQFKWRHAVQSISPVAGGTRRYLPNLPLDTLNIVLQCCFIWLDRLQT; from the exons ATGAGAGGGAGACACGAAATGGAAGAGGACGTGGGGAAGGGGAAGATCATGGAGGTcagtgagaagaagaagaagaagaagaagcagctgATGGTGCTTGTGTGGGGTTACCTTCCTGGAGCCTCACCTCAGAGATCTTCTATTCTTCATCCCATGGCTGTCCCTTTGCCAGGCTCTTCAACCAGTGGGGACTCGTGGAGAGATGTGTGCGGTGGTGGATGCGGCTTTGCCATGGCTATCTCAG AATCTGGCAAGCTTCTTACTTGGGGTTCAACCGATGACATGGGTCAAAGTTATTTGACTGCAGGGAAGCATGAG GACATTCCAGAGGCGTATCCTCTCCCCACTGAAGTAGCTATAGTGAAGGCTGCTGCAGGGTGGGCTCACTGCGCTGCAGTTACAg CAGCTTTTGGAGAAGTCTACACATGGGGTTGGAAGGAGTGTGTGCCTTCTGGGACGATCATTGTAGACCAAAACATGGAAGTTCCCCCTGATAAGGATGAAAAAGAGG TGAACCCCAGGTCAAGTAGTGGAACTCAATCAAGTAATGAAAGCAGAAGCGCAGAGGAAAGTGCAAAGCGCAGGAGATTATCTTCATCTAGACAAGGACCAGAAAGCTCAACATCCGGTGATGAGACTCTGTCAGCTCCTCCATGTCTGGTAACTCTCAAAACAGGTGTGAGGATTACGGCGGTAGCTTCTGGTGGGCGTCATACATTGGCATTGTCAG ACATTGGCCAGGTTTGGGGTTGGGGCTATGGCGGGGAAGGGCAGCTCGGTTTAGGTTCTCGTATTCGCTTGGTGTCATCTCCTCATCCAGTTCCTTGCATTGAATTGGGTGCTTATGGAAAGGACCGACCAGCAGCTTTGAGAAGGAACATTGGTTCAGATGAGCAGGTCTATAAGGTCATTGGAAGCTACGTGAAGACCATTGCTTGTGGGGGGCGTCACAGCATCGTTGTCACTG ATACTGGCGCATTACTAACTTTTGGTTGGGGACTTCATGGGCAG TGCGGGCAAGGTAGTACAGATGATGAGTTGAGTCCAAAATGTGTCCCATCTCTTCTCACTGTTAAAATTAAAGGAGTTGCTGCTGGCTTGTGGCATACCATTTGCATCTCTGCTGATGGCGCCATCTATGCATTTGGTGGGAATCAGTTTGGGCAGCTGGGAATAGGTTCTGATCAAGCTGAG ACTTTGCCTAAACTGGTGAACCCTCCATGTTTGGAGAACAAGAAAGCCAAGATAGTCTCTTGTGGTGCTCGGCACAGTGCCATTACAACTG AGGATGGGGAGGTGTTCTGCTGGGGTTGGAACAAGTATGGTCAG TTCAAATGGAGACATGCTGTGCAATCAATATCTCCTGTGGCTGGTGGCACACGTCGGTACTTGCCGAATCTCCCACTTGATACTCTGAACATTGTTTTGCAGTGCTGTTTTATTTGGTTGGATAGATTACAAACATGA
- the LOC120282683 gene encoding ultraviolet-B receptor UVR8-like isoform X1, producing the protein MRGRHEMEEDVGKGKIMEVSEKKKKKKKQLMVLVWGYLPGASPQRSSILHPMAVPLPGSSTSGDSWRDVCGGGCGFAMAISESGKLLTWGSTDDMGQSYLTAGKHEDIPEAYPLPTEVAIVKAAAGWAHCAAVTAAFGEVYTWGWKECVPSGTIIVDQNMEVPPDKDEKEVNPRSSSGTQSSNESRSAEESAKRRRLSSSRQGPESSTSGDETLSAPPCLVTLKTGVRITAVASGGRHTLALSDIGQVWGWGYGGEGQLGLGSRIRLVSSPHPVPCIELGAYGKDRPAALRRNIGSDEQVYKVIGSYVKTIACGGRHSIVVTDTGALLTFGWGLHGQCGQGSTDDELSPKCVPSLLTVKIKGVAAGLWHTICISADGAIYAFGGNQFGQLGIGSDQAELQTLPKLVNPPCLENKKAKIVSCGARHSAITTEDGEVFCWGWNKYGQFKWRHAVQSISPVAGGTRRYLPNLPLDTLNIVLQCCFIWLDRLQT; encoded by the exons ATGAGAGGGAGACACGAAATGGAAGAGGACGTGGGGAAGGGGAAGATCATGGAGGTcagtgagaagaagaagaagaagaagaagcagctgATGGTGCTTGTGTGGGGTTACCTTCCTGGAGCCTCACCTCAGAGATCTTCTATTCTTCATCCCATGGCTGTCCCTTTGCCAGGCTCTTCAACCAGTGGGGACTCGTGGAGAGATGTGTGCGGTGGTGGATGCGGCTTTGCCATGGCTATCTCAG AATCTGGCAAGCTTCTTACTTGGGGTTCAACCGATGACATGGGTCAAAGTTATTTGACTGCAGGGAAGCATGAG GACATTCCAGAGGCGTATCCTCTCCCCACTGAAGTAGCTATAGTGAAGGCTGCTGCAGGGTGGGCTCACTGCGCTGCAGTTACAg CAGCTTTTGGAGAAGTCTACACATGGGGTTGGAAGGAGTGTGTGCCTTCTGGGACGATCATTGTAGACCAAAACATGGAAGTTCCCCCTGATAAGGATGAAAAAGAGG TGAACCCCAGGTCAAGTAGTGGAACTCAATCAAGTAATGAAAGCAGAAGCGCAGAGGAAAGTGCAAAGCGCAGGAGATTATCTTCATCTAGACAAGGACCAGAAAGCTCAACATCCGGTGATGAGACTCTGTCAGCTCCTCCATGTCTGGTAACTCTCAAAACAGGTGTGAGGATTACGGCGGTAGCTTCTGGTGGGCGTCATACATTGGCATTGTCAG ACATTGGCCAGGTTTGGGGTTGGGGCTATGGCGGGGAAGGGCAGCTCGGTTTAGGTTCTCGTATTCGCTTGGTGTCATCTCCTCATCCAGTTCCTTGCATTGAATTGGGTGCTTATGGAAAGGACCGACCAGCAGCTTTGAGAAGGAACATTGGTTCAGATGAGCAGGTCTATAAGGTCATTGGAAGCTACGTGAAGACCATTGCTTGTGGGGGGCGTCACAGCATCGTTGTCACTG ATACTGGCGCATTACTAACTTTTGGTTGGGGACTTCATGGGCAG TGCGGGCAAGGTAGTACAGATGATGAGTTGAGTCCAAAATGTGTCCCATCTCTTCTCACTGTTAAAATTAAAGGAGTTGCTGCTGGCTTGTGGCATACCATTTGCATCTCTGCTGATGGCGCCATCTATGCATTTGGTGGGAATCAGTTTGGGCAGCTGGGAATAGGTTCTGATCAAGCTGAG TTGCAGACTTTGCCTAAACTGGTGAACCCTCCATGTTTGGAGAACAAGAAAGCCAAGATAGTCTCTTGTGGTGCTCGGCACAGTGCCATTACAACTG AGGATGGGGAGGTGTTCTGCTGGGGTTGGAACAAGTATGGTCAG TTCAAATGGAGACATGCTGTGCAATCAATATCTCCTGTGGCTGGTGGCACACGTCGGTACTTGCCGAATCTCCCACTTGATACTCTGAACATTGTTTTGCAGTGCTGTTTTATTTGGTTGGATAGATTACAAACATGA